One part of the Arabidopsis thaliana chromosome 4, partial sequence genome encodes these proteins:
- a CDS encoding zinc knuckle (CCHC-type) family protein (zinc knuckle (CCHC-type) family protein; FUNCTIONS IN: zinc ion binding, nucleic acid binding; INVOLVED IN: biological_process unknown; LOCATED IN: cellular_component unknown; EXPRESSED IN: 13 plant structures; EXPRESSED DURING: 7 growth stages; CONTAINS InterPro DOMAIN/s: Zinc finger, CCHC-type (InterPro:IPR001878), DEK, C-terminal (InterPro:IPR014876); BEST Arabidopsis thaliana protein match is: transcriptional coactivator p15 (PC4) family protein (KELP) (TAIR:AT4G10920.2); Has 580 Blast hits to 578 proteins in 41 species: Archae - 0; Bacteria - 0; Metazoa - 36; Fungi - 5; Plants - 539; Viruses - 0; Other Eukaryotes - 0 (source: NCBI BLink).), whose product MENSLLDSGETMEIVATQKIEETVKSILSESDMDQMTEFKLRLDASAKLGIDLSGTNHKKLVRDVLEVFLLSTPGEALVPETVAPAKNETVSVAAASVGGEDERFICKLSEKQNATVQRYRGQPFLSIGSQEHGKAFRGAHLSTNQWSVIKKNFAAIEDGIKQCQSKLKSEAARNGDTSEAVDKDSSHGFSVIKISRFDGKSYLYWASQMELFLKQLKLTYVLSEPCPSIGSSQGPETNPREITRADATGKKWLRDDYLCYTHLMNSLSDHLYRRYSQKFKHAKELWDELKWVYQCDESKSKRSQVRKYIEFRMVEERPILEQVQVFNKIADSIVSAGMFLDEAFHVSTIISKFPPSWRGFCTRLMEEEYLPVWMLMERVKAEEELLRNGAKGVTYRPATGSSQMERTPSLGTTHRGSQSVGWKRKEPERDERVIIVCDNCGRKGHLAKHCWGSKSDERASGKSNRINSSVAAPVESETQATTNNDRG is encoded by the exons ATGGAGAATTCGTTGCTTGATTCTGGTGAAACTATGGAGATTGTCGCTACACAAAAAATCGAGGAAACAGTGAAGAGCATACTCAGTGAATCTGATATGGACCAAATGACGGAGTTCAAACTCCGACTTGACGCTTCGGCTAAACTCGGTATCGACTTATCGGGAACCAATCACAAGAAGCTAGTCAGAGATGTTCTTGAGGTCTTTTTGCTATCGACTCCCGGTGAAGCACTCGTACCGGAGACGGTGGCTCCGGCGAAAAATGAGACAGTTTCTGTTGCTGCCGCTTCCGTTGGTGGTGAAGATGAGCGCTTTATTTGTAAG TTATCGGAGAAGCAAAATGCGACGGTTCAAAGATACAGAGGCCAACCTTTTCTATCGATTGGTTCTCAGGAACATGGAAAGGCTTTTAGAG GAGCACATTTGTCAACTAACCAATGGTCTGTAATCAAGAAGAATTTTGCAGCGATAGAGGACGGTATTAAGCAGTGCCAATCAAAACTAAA ATCTGAAGCAGCACGAAATGGAGATACTTCTGAGGCTGTGGATAAGGACAGCTCTCACGGTTTTTCTGTTATCAAGATTTCACGATTTGATGGAAAGAGTTATCTTTACTGGGCTTCACAGATGGAACTCTTTCTGAAGCAATTGAAGCTGACTTATGTACTCTCTGAACCTTGTCCCAGTATTGGTAGCTCTCAAGGCCCTGAAACCAACCCCAGGGAAATAACTCGAGCTGATGCTACGGGGAAAAAATGGTTGAGAGATGATTACCTGTGCTATACTCACTTGATGAACTCCTTGTCAGATCATCTATACCGTCGATACTCTCAGAAATTTAAGCATGCCAAAGAATTGTGGGACGAGTTAAAATGGGTCTACCAGTGTGATGAATCCAAATCGAAGAGGTCACAAGTCAGAAAGTACATTGAATTCAGAATGGTGGAAGAGAGACCGATACTCGAGCAAGTCCAAGTCTTTAACAAGATTGCGGATTCCATAGTGAGTGCTGGTATGTTTCTTGATGAGGCATTTCATGTGAGTACCATCATCTCCAAGTTTCCCCCGTCTTGGAGAGGCTTCTGCACCAGGTTAATGGAAGAGGAGTATTTACCAGTCTGGATGTTGATGGAACGAGTAAAAGCTGAGGAAGAGCTTCTCAGAAATGGAGCAAAAGGGGTTACATATAGACCAGCCACAGGCTCCTCTCAGATGGAAAGGACACCGAGTCTAGGAACAACACATAGAGGATCTCAGAGCGTAGGTTGGAAGAGGAAAGAACCTGAGAGAGACGAGAGAGTCATCATCGTCTGTGACAACTGTGGGAGGAAAGGACATCTCGCAAAGCATTGCTGGGGTAGTAAATCTGATGAGAGAGCTTCCGGAAAATCAAACCGGATCAACTCCTCAGTCGCTGCACCTGTGGAATCAGAGACTCaagcaacaacaaacaatGATAGGGGGTAG
- a CDS encoding Transcription factor jumonji (jmjC) domain-containing protein (Transcription factor jumonji (jmjC) domain-containing protein; FUNCTIONS IN: sequence-specific DNA binding transcription factor activity, zinc ion binding; EXPRESSED IN: 20 plant structures; EXPRESSED DURING: 8 growth stages; CONTAINS InterPro DOMAIN/s: Transcription factor jumonji/aspartyl beta-hydroxylase (InterPro:IPR003347), Zinc finger, RING-type (InterPro:IPR001841), Transcription factor jumonji (InterPro:IPR013129); BEST Arabidopsis thaliana protein match is: Transcription factor jumonji (jmjC) domain-containing protein (TAIR:AT1G11950.1); Has 966 Blast hits to 671 proteins in 113 species: Archae - 0; Bacteria - 8; Metazoa - 538; Fungi - 54; Plants - 301; Viruses - 0; Other Eukaryotes - 65 (source: NCBI BLink).): MEKMRGKRIRPRDSGELVEDGRSESERKTRKKENDVVSKGRIGRGRGRGEVSKRSIEIDISNPEKDIKPDGSRKCLGSTCHHCKILTSESDLIFCSKCNKKCYCFDCIKRSYSERTHEEVRAACPFCMMTCICRACLRLPLVIKPPSEKDTDVKLKQLQYLLVKVLPVLKDIYTEQNRELEIESTIRGHPVTEANIKRCKLDPSERIYCDLCRTSIANFHRSCPNKNCSVDICLSCCKELSEGFHQERDGKKNAEGKGYECRIPAGQGKDSDAYVPLHFSTWKLNSDSSIPCPPKECGGCGTSTLELRRLWKRDWVEKLITNAEKCTLNFRPTDVDIVHECSSCSTNSDSIRRQAAFRKNAHDNFLYSPNAVDLAEDDIAHFQFHWMKAEPVIVRNVLEKTSGLSWEPMVMWRACREMDPKRKGTEEETTKVKALDCLDWCEVEINLHQFFEGYLEGRMHKNGWPEMLKLKDWPPSDLFEKRLPRHNAEFIAALPFFDYTDPKSGILNLATRFPEGSLKPDLGPKTYIAYGFHEELNRGDSVTKLHCDISDAVNVLTHTAKVEIPPVKYQNIKVHQKKYAEAMLQKQQYSGQVKEASELENKSMKEVDESKKDLKDKAANEEQSNNSSRPSGSGEAEKVIISKEDNPTQPAVSTSVESIQEQKLDAPKETDGNTNERSKAVHGGAVWDIFRREDVPKLIQFLKRHEHEFRHFNNEPLESVIHPIHDQTMFLSDSQKKQLKEEFDIEPWTFEQHLGEAVFIPAGCPHQVRNRQSCIKVALDFVAPESVEECLRLTQEFRRLPKDHSSSEDKLELKKIALYAASSAIREVKGLMQSSRRSDT, translated from the exons ATGGAGAAAATGAGAGGGAAGCGAATCAGACCAAGAGATTCCGGCGAGTTAGTCGAAGATGGGAGATCTGAAAGCGAGCGTAAGAcgaggaagaaagagaatgaTGTTGTGAGCAAAGGAAGAAtcggaagaggaagaggaagaggagaggTTTCGAAGCGATCTATTGAAATAGACATTTCTAATCCCGAGAAG GATATTAAGCCTGACGGAAGCAGAAAGTGTTTGGGTTCGACGTGTCATCATTGTAAGATCTTGACGAGTGAGAGTGATCTTATCTTCTGTTCAAAGTGTAACAAGAAGTGTTATTGCTTTGACTGCATCAAGAGATC GTATTCAGAAAGAACACATGAGGAAGTTAGAGCTGCTTGTCCATTCTGTATGATGACTTGCATTTGCAGAGCTTGTTTGCGGTTGCCTTTGGTTATCAAG CCTCCAAGTGAAAAAGATACAGATGTCAAGCTTAAGCAGCTGCAGTATCTGTTAGTCAAAGTTCTCCCAGTTCTTAAGGATATTTATACGGAGCAGAACCGTGAACTAGAGATTGAATCAACAATTAGAG GACACCCTGTGACAGAAGCTAATATCAAGAGGTGCAAACTTGACCCAAGCGAACGCATATACTG TGATCTCTGCCGCACATCCATTGCCAATTTTCACAGAAGCTGTCCGAACAAAAATTGTTCAGTCGATATATGTCTTTCTTGCTGCAAGGAACTAAGTGAGGGCTTCCATCAAGAGAGAGATGGGAAGAAAAATGCAGAAGGGAAAGGATATGAATGTCGAATCCCAGCAGGTCAAGGAAAAGACTCGGACGCATATGTTCCACTGCATTTCTCGACTTGGAAGCTTAACTCAGACAGTAGCATTCCATGCCCTCCAAAAGAGTGTGGTGGTTGTGGTACTTCAACACTGGAGTTGAGACGCTTATGGAAAAGAGATTGGGTTGAAAAATTAATAACGAATGCCGAGAAATGTACTCTGAATTTTAGGCCAACAGATGTGGATATTGTTCATGAATGTTCCTCATGCTCTACCAATTCTGATTCCATTAGAAGGCAGGCAGCTTTTAGGAAGAATGCTCATgataatttcttatactccCCAAATGCTGTTGATCTGGCTGAAGACGATATTGCtcattttcagtttcattGGATGAAGGCAGAACCTGTGATAGTCAGAAATGTTCTCGAGAAGACATCTGGACTAAGTTGGGAACCAATGGTTATGTGGAGGGCTTGTAGGGAAATGGATCCAAAGCGTAAAGGtacagaagaagagacaacAAAAGTGAAAGCTTTGGATTGCTTGGACTGGTGTGAG GTTGAAATAAATCTGCATCAGTTTTTTGAGGGCTACTTAGAAGGCCGCATGCATAAAAACGGTTGGCCAGAAATGTTGAAATTGAAGGACTGGCCTCCCTCAGATTTATTTGAAAAGCGCCTTCCAAGGCATAATGCTGAGTTTATTGCCGCATTGCCTTTCTTTGATTACACTGACCCAAAGTCTGGTATCCTAAATCTCGCAACAAGATTTCCGGAAGGATCCTTGAAGCCAGATCTTGGACCCAAGACATACATTGCGTACGGTTTCCATGAAGAGCTTAATAGAGGAGATTCGGTGACAAAACTTCATTGTGACATTTCTGACGCG GTCAATGTGTTGACACACACAGCTAAAGTGGAAATCCCTCCCGTCAAataccaaaacataaaagtacATCAGAAAAAATATGCAGAAGCCATGTTGCAGAAACAACAATACAGTGGTCAAGTGAAAGAAGCCAGCGAACTTGAAAACAAGTCAATGAAAGAAGTGGATGAAAGTAAAAAGGATTTAAAAGACAAGGCAGCTAACGAAGAACAATCAAATAACAGTTCAAGACCGTCGGGCTCAGGAGAAGCTGAGAAAGTAATTATTTCAAAAG AGGATAATCCCACACAACCTGCTGTGAGTACAAGTGTGGAATCCATACAAGAACAGAAGCTGGATGCTCCAAAAGAAACTGATGGCAATACCAATGAGAGGTCAAAGGCTGTGCATGGTGGTGCTGTCTGGGATATCTTTCGAAGAGAGGATGTTCCAAAACTTATTCAGTTTTTGAAAAGGCACGAGCATGAGTTTCGTCACTTCAATAACGAACCCCTGGAATCC GTTATTCACCCAATTCATGACCAGACTATGTTCTTGAGTGATAGCCAGAAGAAACAGCTGAAAGAAGAATTTG ATATAGAACCATGGACCTTTGAGCAACACCTCGGCGAAGCAGTCTTCATACCTGCAGGTTGTCCTCACCAAGTGAGGAATAGACAG TCTTGCATAAAGGTGGCACTAGACTTTGTGGCTCCTGAAAGCGTCGAAGAATGCCTTAGGCTAACACAGGAGTTCCGGAGATTGCCTAAAGACCACAGTTCTAGCGAGGATAAATTGGAG CTTAAGAAAATTGCACTGTATGCTGCGAGTTCAGCCATAAGAGAGGTAAAAGGGCTAATGCAAAGCTCCCGACGCAGTGATACCTAA
- a CDS encoding Transcription factor jumonji (jmjC) domain-containing protein, translated as MEKMRGKRIRPRDSGELVEDGRSESERKTRKKENDVVSKGRIGRGRGRGEVSKRSIEIDISNPEKDIKPDGSRKCLGSTCHHCKILTSESDLIFCSKCNKKCYCFDCIKRSYSERTHEEVRAACPFCMMTCICRACLRLPLVIKPPSEKDTDVKLKQLQYLLVKVLPVLKDIYTEQNRELEIESTIRGHPVTEANIKRCKLDPSERIYCDLCRTSIANFHRSCPNKNCSVDICLSCCKELSEGFHQERDGKKNAEGKGYECRIPAGQGKDSDAYVPLHFSTWKLNSDSSIPCPPKECGGCGTSTLELRRLWKRDWVEKLITNAEKCTLNFRPTDVDIVHECSSCSTNSDSIRRQAAFRKNAHDNFLYSPNAVDLAEDDIAHFQFHWMKAEPVIVRNVLEKTSGLSWEPMVMWRACREMDPKRKGTEEETTKVKALDCLDWCEVEINLHQFFEGYLEGRMHKNGWPEMLKLKDWPPSDLFEKRLPRHNAEFIAALPFFDYTDPKSGILNLATRFPEGSLKPDLGPKTYIAYGFHEELNRGDSVTKLHCDISDAVNVLTHTAKVEIPPVKYQNIKVHQKKYAEAMLQKQQYSGQVKEASELENKSMKEVDESKKDLKDKAANEEQSNNSSRPSGSGEAEKVIISKEDNPTQPAVSTSVESIQEQKLDAPKETDGNTNERSKAVHGGAVWDIFRREDVPKLIQFLKRHEHEFRHFNNEPLESVIHPIHDQTMFLSDSQKKQLKEEFDIEPWTFEQHLGEAVFIPAGCPHQVRNRQVSN; from the exons ATGGAGAAAATGAGAGGGAAGCGAATCAGACCAAGAGATTCCGGCGAGTTAGTCGAAGATGGGAGATCTGAAAGCGAGCGTAAGAcgaggaagaaagagaatgaTGTTGTGAGCAAAGGAAGAAtcggaagaggaagaggaagaggagaggTTTCGAAGCGATCTATTGAAATAGACATTTCTAATCCCGAGAAG GATATTAAGCCTGACGGAAGCAGAAAGTGTTTGGGTTCGACGTGTCATCATTGTAAGATCTTGACGAGTGAGAGTGATCTTATCTTCTGTTCAAAGTGTAACAAGAAGTGTTATTGCTTTGACTGCATCAAGAGATC GTATTCAGAAAGAACACATGAGGAAGTTAGAGCTGCTTGTCCATTCTGTATGATGACTTGCATTTGCAGAGCTTGTTTGCGGTTGCCTTTGGTTATCAAG CCTCCAAGTGAAAAAGATACAGATGTCAAGCTTAAGCAGCTGCAGTATCTGTTAGTCAAAGTTCTCCCAGTTCTTAAGGATATTTATACGGAGCAGAACCGTGAACTAGAGATTGAATCAACAATTAGAG GACACCCTGTGACAGAAGCTAATATCAAGAGGTGCAAACTTGACCCAAGCGAACGCATATACTG TGATCTCTGCCGCACATCCATTGCCAATTTTCACAGAAGCTGTCCGAACAAAAATTGTTCAGTCGATATATGTCTTTCTTGCTGCAAGGAACTAAGTGAGGGCTTCCATCAAGAGAGAGATGGGAAGAAAAATGCAGAAGGGAAAGGATATGAATGTCGAATCCCAGCAGGTCAAGGAAAAGACTCGGACGCATATGTTCCACTGCATTTCTCGACTTGGAAGCTTAACTCAGACAGTAGCATTCCATGCCCTCCAAAAGAGTGTGGTGGTTGTGGTACTTCAACACTGGAGTTGAGACGCTTATGGAAAAGAGATTGGGTTGAAAAATTAATAACGAATGCCGAGAAATGTACTCTGAATTTTAGGCCAACAGATGTGGATATTGTTCATGAATGTTCCTCATGCTCTACCAATTCTGATTCCATTAGAAGGCAGGCAGCTTTTAGGAAGAATGCTCATgataatttcttatactccCCAAATGCTGTTGATCTGGCTGAAGACGATATTGCtcattttcagtttcattGGATGAAGGCAGAACCTGTGATAGTCAGAAATGTTCTCGAGAAGACATCTGGACTAAGTTGGGAACCAATGGTTATGTGGAGGGCTTGTAGGGAAATGGATCCAAAGCGTAAAGGtacagaagaagagacaacAAAAGTGAAAGCTTTGGATTGCTTGGACTGGTGTGAG GTTGAAATAAATCTGCATCAGTTTTTTGAGGGCTACTTAGAAGGCCGCATGCATAAAAACGGTTGGCCAGAAATGTTGAAATTGAAGGACTGGCCTCCCTCAGATTTATTTGAAAAGCGCCTTCCAAGGCATAATGCTGAGTTTATTGCCGCATTGCCTTTCTTTGATTACACTGACCCAAAGTCTGGTATCCTAAATCTCGCAACAAGATTTCCGGAAGGATCCTTGAAGCCAGATCTTGGACCCAAGACATACATTGCGTACGGTTTCCATGAAGAGCTTAATAGAGGAGATTCGGTGACAAAACTTCATTGTGACATTTCTGACGCG GTCAATGTGTTGACACACACAGCTAAAGTGGAAATCCCTCCCGTCAAataccaaaacataaaagtacATCAGAAAAAATATGCAGAAGCCATGTTGCAGAAACAACAATACAGTGGTCAAGTGAAAGAAGCCAGCGAACTTGAAAACAAGTCAATGAAAGAAGTGGATGAAAGTAAAAAGGATTTAAAAGACAAGGCAGCTAACGAAGAACAATCAAATAACAGTTCAAGACCGTCGGGCTCAGGAGAAGCTGAGAAAGTAATTATTTCAAAAG AGGATAATCCCACACAACCTGCTGTGAGTACAAGTGTGGAATCCATACAAGAACAGAAGCTGGATGCTCCAAAAGAAACTGATGGCAATACCAATGAGAGGTCAAAGGCTGTGCATGGTGGTGCTGTCTGGGATATCTTTCGAAGAGAGGATGTTCCAAAACTTATTCAGTTTTTGAAAAGGCACGAGCATGAGTTTCGTCACTTCAATAACGAACCCCTGGAATCC GTTATTCACCCAATTCATGACCAGACTATGTTCTTGAGTGATAGCCAGAAGAAACAGCTGAAAGAAGAATTTG ATATAGAACCATGGACCTTTGAGCAACACCTCGGCGAAGCAGTCTTCATACCTGCAGGTTGTCCTCACCAAGTGAGGAATAGACAGGTAAGCAATTAG
- a CDS encoding Transcription factor jumonji (jmjC) domain-containing protein: protein MEKMRGKRIRPRDSGELVEDGRSESERKTRKKENDVVSKGRIGRGRGRGEVSKRSIEIDISNPEKDIKPDGSRKCLGSTCHHCKILTSESDLIFCSKCNKKCYCFDCIKRSYSERTHEEVRAACPFCMMTCICRACLRLPLVIKPPSEKDTDVKLKQLQYLLVKVLPVLKDIYTEQNRELEIESTIRGHPVTEANIKRCKLDPSERIYCDLCRTSIANFHRSCPNKNCSVDICLSCCKELSEGFHQERDGKKNAEGKGYECRIPAGQGKDSDAYVPLHFSTWKLNSDSSIPCPPKECGGCGTSTLELRRLWKRDWVEKLITNAEKCTLNFRPTDVDIVHECSSCSTNSDSIRRQAAFRKNAHDNFLYSPNAVDLAEDDIAHFQFHWMKAEPVIVRNVLEKTSGLSWEPMVMWRACREMDPKRKGTEEETTKVKALDCLDWCEVEINLHQFFEGYLEGRMHKNGWPEMLKLKDWPPSDLFEKRLPRHNAEFIAALPFFDYTDPKSGILNLATRFPEGSLKPDLGPKTYIAYGFHEELNRGDSVTKLHCDISDAVNVLTHTAKVEIPPVKYQNIKVHQKKYAEAMLQKQQYSGQVKEASELENKSMKEVDESKKDLKDKAANEEQSNNSSRPSGSGEAEKVIISKEDNPTQPAVSTSVESIQEQKLDAPKETDGNTNERSKAVHGGAVWDIFRREDVPKLIQFLKRHEHEFRHFNNEPLESVIHPIHDQTMFLSDSQKKQLKEEFDIEPWTFEQHLGEAVFIPAGCPHQVRNRQTVSSLA from the exons ATGGAGAAAATGAGAGGGAAGCGAATCAGACCAAGAGATTCCGGCGAGTTAGTCGAAGATGGGAGATCTGAAAGCGAGCGTAAGAcgaggaagaaagagaatgaTGTTGTGAGCAAAGGAAGAAtcggaagaggaagaggaagaggagaggTTTCGAAGCGATCTATTGAAATAGACATTTCTAATCCCGAGAAG GATATTAAGCCTGACGGAAGCAGAAAGTGTTTGGGTTCGACGTGTCATCATTGTAAGATCTTGACGAGTGAGAGTGATCTTATCTTCTGTTCAAAGTGTAACAAGAAGTGTTATTGCTTTGACTGCATCAAGAGATC GTATTCAGAAAGAACACATGAGGAAGTTAGAGCTGCTTGTCCATTCTGTATGATGACTTGCATTTGCAGAGCTTGTTTGCGGTTGCCTTTGGTTATCAAG CCTCCAAGTGAAAAAGATACAGATGTCAAGCTTAAGCAGCTGCAGTATCTGTTAGTCAAAGTTCTCCCAGTTCTTAAGGATATTTATACGGAGCAGAACCGTGAACTAGAGATTGAATCAACAATTAGAG GACACCCTGTGACAGAAGCTAATATCAAGAGGTGCAAACTTGACCCAAGCGAACGCATATACTG TGATCTCTGCCGCACATCCATTGCCAATTTTCACAGAAGCTGTCCGAACAAAAATTGTTCAGTCGATATATGTCTTTCTTGCTGCAAGGAACTAAGTGAGGGCTTCCATCAAGAGAGAGATGGGAAGAAAAATGCAGAAGGGAAAGGATATGAATGTCGAATCCCAGCAGGTCAAGGAAAAGACTCGGACGCATATGTTCCACTGCATTTCTCGACTTGGAAGCTTAACTCAGACAGTAGCATTCCATGCCCTCCAAAAGAGTGTGGTGGTTGTGGTACTTCAACACTGGAGTTGAGACGCTTATGGAAAAGAGATTGGGTTGAAAAATTAATAACGAATGCCGAGAAATGTACTCTGAATTTTAGGCCAACAGATGTGGATATTGTTCATGAATGTTCCTCATGCTCTACCAATTCTGATTCCATTAGAAGGCAGGCAGCTTTTAGGAAGAATGCTCATgataatttcttatactccCCAAATGCTGTTGATCTGGCTGAAGACGATATTGCtcattttcagtttcattGGATGAAGGCAGAACCTGTGATAGTCAGAAATGTTCTCGAGAAGACATCTGGACTAAGTTGGGAACCAATGGTTATGTGGAGGGCTTGTAGGGAAATGGATCCAAAGCGTAAAGGtacagaagaagagacaacAAAAGTGAAAGCTTTGGATTGCTTGGACTGGTGTGAG GTTGAAATAAATCTGCATCAGTTTTTTGAGGGCTACTTAGAAGGCCGCATGCATAAAAACGGTTGGCCAGAAATGTTGAAATTGAAGGACTGGCCTCCCTCAGATTTATTTGAAAAGCGCCTTCCAAGGCATAATGCTGAGTTTATTGCCGCATTGCCTTTCTTTGATTACACTGACCCAAAGTCTGGTATCCTAAATCTCGCAACAAGATTTCCGGAAGGATCCTTGAAGCCAGATCTTGGACCCAAGACATACATTGCGTACGGTTTCCATGAAGAGCTTAATAGAGGAGATTCGGTGACAAAACTTCATTGTGACATTTCTGACGCG GTCAATGTGTTGACACACACAGCTAAAGTGGAAATCCCTCCCGTCAAataccaaaacataaaagtacATCAGAAAAAATATGCAGAAGCCATGTTGCAGAAACAACAATACAGTGGTCAAGTGAAAGAAGCCAGCGAACTTGAAAACAAGTCAATGAAAGAAGTGGATGAAAGTAAAAAGGATTTAAAAGACAAGGCAGCTAACGAAGAACAATCAAATAACAGTTCAAGACCGTCGGGCTCAGGAGAAGCTGAGAAAGTAATTATTTCAAAAG AGGATAATCCCACACAACCTGCTGTGAGTACAAGTGTGGAATCCATACAAGAACAGAAGCTGGATGCTCCAAAAGAAACTGATGGCAATACCAATGAGAGGTCAAAGGCTGTGCATGGTGGTGCTGTCTGGGATATCTTTCGAAGAGAGGATGTTCCAAAACTTATTCAGTTTTTGAAAAGGCACGAGCATGAGTTTCGTCACTTCAATAACGAACCCCTGGAATCC GTTATTCACCCAATTCATGACCAGACTATGTTCTTGAGTGATAGCCAGAAGAAACAGCTGAAAGAAGAATTTG ATATAGAACCATGGACCTTTGAGCAACACCTCGGCGAAGCAGTCTTCATACCTGCAGGTTGTCCTCACCAAGTGAGGAATAGACAG ACTGTTTCCAGTCTTGCATAA